A window from Triticum aestivum cultivar Chinese Spring chromosome 6D, IWGSC CS RefSeq v2.1, whole genome shotgun sequence encodes these proteins:
- the LOC123140928 gene encoding uncharacterized protein: MAAALHHRPRSRSPLQDEDLLSEVLLRLPPQPSSLPRASAVCKRWRRLVSDPGFLRRYRQHHRRSPPLLGFFRSDYPGISYTPAMEAPDRVPAGRFSLNLNDRYSILSCRHGLVLISHSLRNQVLVWDPVTGDQHRVAAPLGIDMATTLMDGQVLRAAADAQHFQVVLVNYKKKYARAIAAIYSSETGVWSNLIETPVPREAMEYESMPPVLVGDSLYILLPGDSTSVILEVDLDSQSLAVLGLPMDTFAKDQFLMAMRAEGGGLGVLSLTGFAAELWKRNKDCDGVASWVLGRTFEMDKLLPLNSEQIRHTPMVAYAEENNVAFLRTFDSIFMVQLESLQFSKLPENSNCDICYPLESVYASETSIGGGHDGADQNMLNQ; encoded by the coding sequence ATGGCGGCCGCCCTCCACCACCGCCCCCGCTCGCGCTCGCCCCTGCAAGACGAGGATCTGCTCTCCGAggtcctcctccgcctcccgccgcagcCGTCCTCCCTCCCCCGCGCCTCCGCCGTCTGCAAGCGCTGGCGCCGCCTCGTATCCGACCCCGGCTTCCTCCGCCGCTACCGCCAACACCACCGCCGCAGCCCTCCGCTCCTCGGTTTCTTCCGCAGCGACTATCCAGGCATCTCCTACACGCCTGCCATGGAGGCCCCCGATCGTGTCCCCGCCGGGCGCTTCTCCTTGAATCTCAATGACAGGTACAGTATCCTCAGCTGCCGCCACGGCCTCGTGCTCATCTCCCACTCGTTGCGGAACCAGGTCCTGGTGTGGGACCCCGTCACCGGCGACCAGCACCGCGTTGCTGCTCCCCTAGGAATCGACATGGCCACTACCCTGATGGACGGCCAGGTGCTTCGCGCTGCCGCCGACGCCCAGCACTTCCAGGTGGTATTGGTAAACTACAAGAAGAAATATGCACGAGCGATCGCCGCCATTTACTCGTCGGAGACCGGTGTGTGGAGTAATCTCATCGAAACACCGGTTCCACGTGAGGCCATGGAATACGAAAGCATGCCCCCTGTGCTGGTCGGGGATTCTCTTTACATCTTGCTCCCTGGGGATAGTACAAGTGTAATTCTTGAGGTTGATTTGGATAGCCAGAGCCTAGCTGTGTTAGGTCTGCCAATGGATACCTTTGCCAAAGATCAATTCTTGATGGCTATGCGAGCAGAGGGTGGCGGGCTGGGCGTACTCTCCCTGACAGGATTCGCCGCCGAGTTATGGAAGAGGAATAAGGACTGTGATGGTGTTGCTTCATGGGTGCTAGGACGGACTTTTGAAATGGACAAGCTACTTCCCTTGAATTCAGAGCAGATAAGGCACACACCGATGGTAGCTTATGCTGAGGAAAATAATGTGGCTTTCTTGCGGACATTTGACAGTATCTTCATGGTCCAGCTTGAGTCATTGCAGTTCAGTAAACTTCCTGAAAACAGTAACTGTGATATCTGTTATCCATTAGAAAGTGTCTATGCTTCAG